From Salvelinus namaycush isolate Seneca chromosome 2, SaNama_1.0, whole genome shotgun sequence, one genomic window encodes:
- the LOC120027618 gene encoding suppressor of cytokine signaling 7-like: MNNAQDMSPDFVLMRLVSAAEDDRLDEENGNLSSGGVVAGLGKEVLAHSNMKAGLEFARDPTTGLAHSGNLSSLNNAQQSGGTAAPDTGVMATKPSVSIPPPPHSAMEAKGFEFAHRGGLRPQLLVFPNILRDGEGILDCESDGRNQSRKHIVLDKTSGSVSDLIGGINNNTLSAGNAQQQNHLSQSWGLHPRVVLSTVAADIEGGELCHRHSLITNPSDWPPLSDKSNPFTMIESKWGCTTGELPDGPVFDLARRFGELGLGAVPKILFKDGAGMPQCSCQGAHGPAPAGMGHGDDPTETSDALLVLEGLGTGDVARLGITGCPEDDSDESRARRVQKMSGAFSLSSFQAELTRQMEGVAGEPCPSAHCDAQVCSLHGNVPNPTQPSPGDTEQNLEVSTLPGASAATPSSDRPVSPTPSQASTPRKRADKCVSEPRTPTGRVEKTLKVPGKSRKGSLKIRLSKLFRTKSCSGSNSLLDKRPSVAFSISSAGSLMDMASGSGGEHDVDSQPRMTRAQSAFSPASFAPFTGETVSLVDVDISRRGANTPHPPTPPPPPRRSLSLLDDIGGPQPGPFLVSVMGASLQSLPLPLPPPHPSHATIQHSISLNDAFLRALPHSTSSQLLSAPPPSRLAPPPRLCPLRRPEASNFTASLRELEKCGWYWGPMNWEDAEMKLKGKPDGAFLVRDSSDPRYILSLSFRSQGVTHHTRMEHYRGTFSLWCHPKFEDRCHSVVEFIERAIMHSKNGKFLYFLRSRVPGLPPTPVQLLYPVSRFSNVKSLQHLCRFCIRQMVRIDHIQELPLPKPLIMYLRKFYYYDAEEEMYLSIKSIRPGAGVEKEAESQT, from the exons ATGAACAACGCACAAGATATGTCTCCCGATTTTGTCTTGATGCGCCTGGTTTCCGCGGCCGAGGATGACCGCTTGGACGAGGAAAATGGGAATCTGTCGTCGGGTGGAGTGGTGGCAGGACTCGGTAAAGAGGTCTTGGCTCATAGCAACATGAAAGCGGGCTTGGAATTCGCCCGAGATCCCACGACAGGCCTCGCGCATTCCGGCAATCTCTCCTCGCTGAACAATGCACAGCAGAGCGGCGGAACGGCGGCACCTGACACCGGGGTGATGGCGACTAAACCGTCGGTgtctattcctcctcctccacacagCGCCATGGAGGCCAAGGGCTTTGAGTTCGCTCACAGAGGCGGCTTACGGCCTCAGCTCCTTGTGTTTCCTAACATATTGAGGGATGGTGAGGGGATTTTAGACTGTGAATCCGACGGTCGGAATCAGTCGAGGAAACATATTGTTTTGGACAAGACCTCCGGCTCTGTCTCCGACCTAATCGGAGGCATCAATAACAATACGCTCAGTGCCGGCAACGCGCAACAGCAGAACCATCTGTCCCAGAGCTGGGGTCTGCATCCCCGGGTGGTATTATCCACGGTTGCTGCCGATATCGAGGGAGGTGAGCTATGCCACCGGCACAGTTTGATCACCAACCCATCAGACTGGCCTCCCTTATCGGATAAATCCAATCCTTTCACCATGATAGAGTCGAAATGGGGGTGCACAACCGGGGAGCTGCCCGACGGCCCAGTGTTCGACCTGGCCAGAAGGTTCGGGGAGCTGGGGCTCGGCGCGGTACCCAAGATATTATTCAAGGACGGGGCGGGGATGCCCCAGTGCTCGTGTCAGGGCGCACATGGGCCGGCACCAGCGGGGATGGGGCATGGGGATGACCCGACTGAGACTAGCGATGCTTTGTTGGTGCTGGAGGGGCTGGGGACTGGGGACGTGGCCAGGCTGGGTATCACTGGATGCCCGGAGGACGATTCGGATGAAAGTCGAGCACGTCGAGTTCAGAAGATGTCCGGTGCATTTTCTCTCAGTAGCTTTCAGGCAGAGTTGACCAGACAGATGGAAGGGGTGGCTGGAGAACCTTGTCCGTCGGCGCACTGTGACGCACAAGTATGTAGCCTGCATGGAAACGTACCTAACCCAACTCAACCGAGCCCGGGAGATACAGAACAGAATCTGGAGGTGTCGACATTACCTGGGGCCTCAGCGGCTACACCGAGCTCGGACCGACCTGTCAGTCCAACCCCTAGCCAGGCATCGACACCCCGGAAGCGGGCGGACAAGTGCGTCAGTGAGCCCCGGACTCCAACCGGTCGGGTCGAGAAAACACTAAAAGTTCCAGGGAAGTCCAGAAAGGGCTCACTTAAAATACGCCTGAGTAAACTTTTCAGAACTAAAAGCTGTAGTGGTTCCAATAGCCTTCTGGATAAGAGGCCATCAGTGGCCTTTTCAATCTCATCCGCTGGAAGTCTAATGGATATGGCCAGTGGAAGTGGTGGGGAGCATGACGTGGACAG CCAACCCCGAATGACCAGGGCCCAAAGTGCTTTCTCTCCTGCTTCCTTTGCTCCTTTCACTG GTGAGACTGTTTCATTGGTGGATGTGGATATTTCGAGGAGAGGGGCGAACACTCCGCACCCTCCCACGCCTCCACCTCCGCCACGCAGAAGTCTCAGTCTATTAG ATGACATAGGTGGGCCGCAGCCTGGTCCTTTCCTAGTGAGTGTTATGGGGGCCTCCCTACAGTCCCTCCCcctgcctcttcctcctcctcatccttccCATGCCACCATCCAGCATAGTATCAGCCTCAATG ATGCATTCCTCCGGGCCCTGCCTCACTCCACCTCTTCACAgctcctctcagctcctccccctTCCAGGTTGGCCCCGCCCCCAAGGCTCTGTCCTCTGAGGCGGCCTGAGGCCAGCAACTTCACCGCTAGTCTGAGAGAGCTGGAAAAG TGTGGCTGGTACTGGGGTCCTATGAACTGGGAAGATGCAGAGATGAAGTTGAAGGGGAAGCCTGATGGGGCGTTCCTGGTGAGGGACAGCTCTGACCCCCGCTACATCCTCAGCCTCAGCTTCCGCTCCCAGGGAGTCACACACCACACGCGCATGGAGCACTACAGAG GGACATTCAGCTTGTGGTGTCATCCCAAGTTTGAGGACCGATGTCATTCTGTGGTGGAGTTTATCGAGCGAGCCATCATGCACTCCAAAAATGGAAAATTCCTCTACTTCCTGCGTTCACGTGTGCCAG ggctCCCCCCTACCCCGGTGCAGCTGCTCTACCCAGTGTCCCGGTTCAGCAACGTCAAGTCCCTGCAGCACCTCTGTCGCTTCTGCATCCGACAGATGGTCCGCATCGACCACATCCAGGAGCTGCCGCTGCCCAA ACCACTGATCATGTACCTGAGGAAGTTCTACTACTATGATGCAGAGGAAGAGATGTACCTGTCAATCAAGAGCATTCGACCAGGGGCTGGAGTAGAGAAAGAGGCGGAGTCTCAGACGTAA
- the sp2 gene encoding transcription factor Sp2 isoform X1 gives MSDQQDSMATTVAVSPSEYLQPSATSSQDSQPSPLALLAATCSKIGPPAAQAPVSAPPTQPQPRRLLPIKPAPIAPAPPKNLGFLSAKGNVIQLPAGLGSNNPGTPIVLTIQQSPGRSNQTSNIQYQVMPQLGGTQTIQMMQQGGQIQLIPGTNQAIITTPMTVPQPQPAAAPITPQKTVAIKPSPRGRKPNAANVVRLHSGLTLPLNVATGEEPAAAPPPPTKGRRGRKKLVAAAPPPQTISPPPEQMETILLEAGENIIQAGNQLLIVQNTGSGQQQLVQLVQQKQEQQVVQIPQQALKVVQAASATLPQVPQRQPAPSLQPEPTQLLIKTASGEWQTVQLQETTVSTATTPSSMVTTTLSSVGATKRTLAGGRKERTLPKIAPAGGMIALNAAQLSSAGQAVQTININGVQVQGVPVTITNAGGQQHLTVQTVQGGALQLGSVTSQGHQVQMEQTLALELQGQPGEKKRRMACTCPNCKDSEKRPGEVGKRKHICHIPGCEKTFRKTSLLRAHVRLHTGERPFVCNWVFCGKRFTRSDELQRHARTHTGDKRFECNQCQKRFMRSDHLTKHYKTHINTKNL, from the exons ATGAGCG ATCAACAGGACAGTATGGCCACCACTGTTGCTGTCAGTCCCAGCGAGTATCTCCAGCCCTCTGCCACTTCCTCTCAA GACTCCCAGCCCTCCCCACTGGCCCTCCTGGCCGCCACCTGTAGTAAGATCGGCCCCCCTGCTGCTCAGGCCCCTGTCAGTGCCCCTCCTACCCAACCCCAACCTCGCCGTCTCCTCCCCATCAAGCCCGCCCCCATCGCCCCCGCCCCTCCCAAAAACCTGGGCTTCCTGTCCGCTAAAGGAAATGTGATCCAGCTGCCAGCGGGCCTGGGCTCCAACAACCCCGGCACACCCATCGTCCTCACCATCCAGCAGAGCCCTGGTCGCTCGAATCAAACATCCAACATCCAATACCAGGTGATGCCGCAGCTGGGAGGCACACAGACCATCCAGATGATGCAGCAGGGTGGACAGATCCAGCTCATCCCGGGTACCAACCAGGCCATCATCACCACGCCCATGACGGTCCCCCAGCCGCAGCCCGCTGCCGCGCCCATCACCCCGCAGAAGACGGTGGCCATCAAGCCGTCCCCCAGGGGGCGGAAACCCAATGCAGCCAACGTGGTGCGGCTGCACAGCGGGCTCACGCTGCCCCTCAACGTAGCCACCGGAGAGGAGCCAGCGGCAGCTCCTCCCCCGCCAACAAAGGGCAGACGAGGAAGGAAGAAGCTGGTGGCAGCAGCCCCTCCACCACAGACCATCTCTCCGCCCCCCGAGCAGATGGAGACGATATTGTTAGAAGCCGGGGAGAATATTATTCAG GCGGGGAACCAGCTCCTGATCGTGCAGAACACCGGGTCGGGCCAGCAGCAGCTGGTGCAGTTGGTGCAGCAGAAACAGGAGCAGCAGGTGGTCCAGATCCCCCAGCAGGCCCTGAAGGTGGTGCAGGCCGCCTCCGCCACCCTGCCTCAGGTCCCCCAGAGACAGCCTGCACCCAGCCTGCAGCCAGAGCCcactcag CTGCTGATCAAAACGGCATCAGGCGAATGGCAGACTGTGCAGCTCCAGGAAACCACAGTTTCCACAGCAACAACGCCCTCCAGCATGGTCACCACCACCCTGTCGTCCGTGGGGGCCACCAAGCGAACACTGGCGGGGGGCAGGAAGGAGAGGACCCTACCAAAAATAGCTCCGGCGGGGGGGATGATAGCATTGAACGCGGCCCAGCTCTCTTCGGCGGGCCAGGCCGTGCAGACTATAAACATCAACGGGGTCCAGGTGCAAGGAGTGCCCGTCACCATCACCAatgcaggag GGCAGCAGCACCTGACAGTGCAGACGGTGCAGGGCGGTGCCCTCCAGCTGGGCAGCGTGACCTCCCAGGGCCACCAGGTGCAGATGGAGCAGACTCTGGCTCTGGAGTTGCAGGGGCAGCCTGGGGAGAAGAAACGCCGCATGGCCTGCACCTGCCCCAACTGTAAGGACTCCGAGAAGAG GCCCGGCGAGGTGGGGAAGAGGAAGCACATCTGTCACATCCCGGGCTGCGAGAAGACGTTCCGGAAAACGTCCCTCCTCCGGGCCCATGTGCGTCTGCACACCGGCGAGCGGCCCTTCGTCTGCAACTGGGTCTTCTGCGGCAAACGCTTCACGCGCAGTGACGAGCTGCAGCGACACGCcaggacacacacag GAGACAAGCGCTTCGAGTGCAACCAGTGTCAGAAACGGTTCATGAGGAGCGACCATCTCACGAAGCATTacaaaacacacataaacaccaaGAACTTGTGA
- the sp2 gene encoding transcription factor Sp2 isoform X2, whose translation MATTVAVSPSEYLQPSATSSQDSQPSPLALLAATCSKIGPPAAQAPVSAPPTQPQPRRLLPIKPAPIAPAPPKNLGFLSAKGNVIQLPAGLGSNNPGTPIVLTIQQSPGRSNQTSNIQYQVMPQLGGTQTIQMMQQGGQIQLIPGTNQAIITTPMTVPQPQPAAAPITPQKTVAIKPSPRGRKPNAANVVRLHSGLTLPLNVATGEEPAAAPPPPTKGRRGRKKLVAAAPPPQTISPPPEQMETILLEAGENIIQAGNQLLIVQNTGSGQQQLVQLVQQKQEQQVVQIPQQALKVVQAASATLPQVPQRQPAPSLQPEPTQLLIKTASGEWQTVQLQETTVSTATTPSSMVTTTLSSVGATKRTLAGGRKERTLPKIAPAGGMIALNAAQLSSAGQAVQTININGVQVQGVPVTITNAGGQQHLTVQTVQGGALQLGSVTSQGHQVQMEQTLALELQGQPGEKKRRMACTCPNCKDSEKRPGEVGKRKHICHIPGCEKTFRKTSLLRAHVRLHTGERPFVCNWVFCGKRFTRSDELQRHARTHTGDKRFECNQCQKRFMRSDHLTKHYKTHINTKNL comes from the exons ATGGCCACCACTGTTGCTGTCAGTCCCAGCGAGTATCTCCAGCCCTCTGCCACTTCCTCTCAA GACTCCCAGCCCTCCCCACTGGCCCTCCTGGCCGCCACCTGTAGTAAGATCGGCCCCCCTGCTGCTCAGGCCCCTGTCAGTGCCCCTCCTACCCAACCCCAACCTCGCCGTCTCCTCCCCATCAAGCCCGCCCCCATCGCCCCCGCCCCTCCCAAAAACCTGGGCTTCCTGTCCGCTAAAGGAAATGTGATCCAGCTGCCAGCGGGCCTGGGCTCCAACAACCCCGGCACACCCATCGTCCTCACCATCCAGCAGAGCCCTGGTCGCTCGAATCAAACATCCAACATCCAATACCAGGTGATGCCGCAGCTGGGAGGCACACAGACCATCCAGATGATGCAGCAGGGTGGACAGATCCAGCTCATCCCGGGTACCAACCAGGCCATCATCACCACGCCCATGACGGTCCCCCAGCCGCAGCCCGCTGCCGCGCCCATCACCCCGCAGAAGACGGTGGCCATCAAGCCGTCCCCCAGGGGGCGGAAACCCAATGCAGCCAACGTGGTGCGGCTGCACAGCGGGCTCACGCTGCCCCTCAACGTAGCCACCGGAGAGGAGCCAGCGGCAGCTCCTCCCCCGCCAACAAAGGGCAGACGAGGAAGGAAGAAGCTGGTGGCAGCAGCCCCTCCACCACAGACCATCTCTCCGCCCCCCGAGCAGATGGAGACGATATTGTTAGAAGCCGGGGAGAATATTATTCAG GCGGGGAACCAGCTCCTGATCGTGCAGAACACCGGGTCGGGCCAGCAGCAGCTGGTGCAGTTGGTGCAGCAGAAACAGGAGCAGCAGGTGGTCCAGATCCCCCAGCAGGCCCTGAAGGTGGTGCAGGCCGCCTCCGCCACCCTGCCTCAGGTCCCCCAGAGACAGCCTGCACCCAGCCTGCAGCCAGAGCCcactcag CTGCTGATCAAAACGGCATCAGGCGAATGGCAGACTGTGCAGCTCCAGGAAACCACAGTTTCCACAGCAACAACGCCCTCCAGCATGGTCACCACCACCCTGTCGTCCGTGGGGGCCACCAAGCGAACACTGGCGGGGGGCAGGAAGGAGAGGACCCTACCAAAAATAGCTCCGGCGGGGGGGATGATAGCATTGAACGCGGCCCAGCTCTCTTCGGCGGGCCAGGCCGTGCAGACTATAAACATCAACGGGGTCCAGGTGCAAGGAGTGCCCGTCACCATCACCAatgcaggag GGCAGCAGCACCTGACAGTGCAGACGGTGCAGGGCGGTGCCCTCCAGCTGGGCAGCGTGACCTCCCAGGGCCACCAGGTGCAGATGGAGCAGACTCTGGCTCTGGAGTTGCAGGGGCAGCCTGGGGAGAAGAAACGCCGCATGGCCTGCACCTGCCCCAACTGTAAGGACTCCGAGAAGAG GCCCGGCGAGGTGGGGAAGAGGAAGCACATCTGTCACATCCCGGGCTGCGAGAAGACGTTCCGGAAAACGTCCCTCCTCCGGGCCCATGTGCGTCTGCACACCGGCGAGCGGCCCTTCGTCTGCAACTGGGTCTTCTGCGGCAAACGCTTCACGCGCAGTGACGAGCTGCAGCGACACGCcaggacacacacag GAGACAAGCGCTTCGAGTGCAACCAGTGTCAGAAACGGTTCATGAGGAGCGACCATCTCACGAAGCATTacaaaacacacataaacaccaaGAACTTGTGA